Proteins from one Sphingopyxis terrae subsp. terrae NBRC 15098 genomic window:
- a CDS encoding globin, which translates to MTAGDAARMEAALLAIADAGIDIRHALFDRFLNAFPQRRAAFLNLDAASRRMTDETLQAMFGLAQDEGWVWPQIAELVVTHRNYGALTTAEYDAFVDMAVDALAVAAGTAWDADCNAAWRRQAAALKAMIHRALAEWQAALPEAHRQAAG; encoded by the coding sequence ATGACCGCCGGCGATGCCGCGCGGATGGAGGCGGCGCTGCTCGCCATCGCCGACGCGGGCATCGACATTCGCCATGCGCTGTTCGATCGGTTCCTCAATGCCTTCCCGCAGCGACGCGCCGCCTTTCTGAACCTCGATGCGGCGTCGCGGCGCATGACCGACGAGACGTTGCAGGCGATGTTCGGGCTGGCGCAGGACGAAGGCTGGGTCTGGCCGCAGATTGCCGAACTGGTGGTGACGCATCGCAACTATGGAGCGCTGACGACGGCCGAATATGACGCCTTCGTCGATATGGCGGTCGATGCGCTTGCGGTGGCGGCGGGCACCGCATGGGACGCGGATTGCAACGCCGCGTGGCGCCGTCAGGCCGCGGCGCTCAAAGCGATGATCCACCGCGCACTCGCCGAATGGCAGGCGGCGCTTCCCGAGGCGCACCGCCAGGCGGCCGGCTGA
- a CDS encoding M2 family metallopeptidase → MKAMISTMSLALSLALAAPAYAQDNAAATAAPAATPTAADADAFIAAVEKDLFDYTVEASQVNWVNATYITDDTDAMAARINAVGTEKSVKYALEAAKYMDVPGLSADTKRKLDILRTGLVLPAPTKPGAATELNTIATDLQSQYGKGRGRLDGKEISGSDIEAEMGNLQHTPAEFAEMWTSWHDNVGAPMKDDYARMVAIANEGAKELGFADTGAMWRSGYDMSPEDFAKTTERLWQEVKPLYMALHTYVRWKLNEKYGDAVQPKTGPIRADLLGNMWAQEWGNIYPLVAPPGSGDLGYDIGDLLKEKGKAPLDMVKAGENFYSSLGFAKLPDTFWKRSQFLKPADREVVCHASAWDVDNKDDIRIKMCIKVNSDDFVTIHHELGHNYYQRAYNKQPFLYLNGANDGFHEAIGDFIALSITPQYLVDIGLLDKAKVPSADKDIGLLLRQAMDKVAFLPFGLLVDRWRWGVFDGSIKPADYNKAWTQLRLQYQGITPPVARPETAFDPGAKYHIPGNTPYTRYFLARVLQFQFYQAACKQAGWKGPLHRCSFYGNKEVGQKLNAMLEMGASKPWPDALEVFTGSRDMSGKAMMEYFAPLKKWLDEQNKGKPSGW, encoded by the coding sequence ATGAAAGCCATGATTTCGACTATGTCGCTTGCCCTGTCGCTCGCGCTCGCCGCACCGGCATATGCGCAGGACAATGCCGCCGCGACCGCGGCCCCCGCCGCCACGCCGACCGCGGCCGACGCCGATGCCTTCATCGCCGCCGTCGAGAAGGATCTGTTCGACTATACGGTCGAGGCGAGCCAAGTGAACTGGGTCAACGCCACCTACATCACCGACGACACCGACGCGATGGCCGCGCGGATCAATGCCGTGGGGACCGAAAAGTCGGTCAAATATGCACTCGAAGCCGCGAAATATATGGATGTGCCGGGGCTCAGCGCCGATACGAAGCGCAAGCTCGACATCCTGCGCACCGGCCTTGTCCTTCCCGCGCCGACGAAGCCTGGCGCCGCGACCGAGCTCAACACGATCGCGACCGACCTGCAATCGCAATATGGCAAGGGCCGCGGCAGGCTCGACGGCAAGGAAATCTCGGGATCGGATATCGAGGCGGAGATGGGCAATCTCCAGCACACGCCCGCCGAATTCGCCGAAATGTGGACAAGCTGGCACGACAATGTCGGCGCCCCGATGAAGGATGATTATGCGCGCATGGTCGCGATCGCCAACGAAGGCGCGAAGGAACTCGGCTTTGCCGATACCGGCGCGATGTGGCGGTCGGGCTATGACATGTCGCCCGAGGATTTCGCGAAGACCACCGAACGGCTGTGGCAGGAAGTGAAACCGCTCTACATGGCGCTTCACACCTATGTCCGCTGGAAACTCAACGAGAAATATGGCGACGCGGTGCAGCCGAAAACCGGCCCGATCCGCGCCGATCTACTTGGCAACATGTGGGCGCAGGAATGGGGCAATATCTACCCGCTCGTCGCGCCGCCGGGATCGGGCGACCTAGGTTACGACATCGGCGATCTGCTCAAGGAAAAGGGCAAGGCGCCGCTCGACATGGTCAAGGCGGGCGAGAATTTCTATTCCTCGCTCGGCTTCGCGAAGCTGCCCGATACCTTCTGGAAGCGCAGCCAGTTCCTGAAGCCCGCCGACCGCGAAGTCGTGTGCCATGCCTCGGCCTGGGACGTCGACAACAAGGACGACATCCGCATCAAGATGTGCATCAAGGTGAACAGCGACGATTTCGTCACCATCCACCACGAGCTTGGCCACAACTATTATCAGCGCGCCTATAACAAGCAGCCGTTCCTCTATCTGAACGGCGCCAACGATGGCTTCCACGAAGCGATCGGCGACTTCATCGCGCTGTCGATCACCCCGCAATATCTGGTCGACATCGGCCTGCTTGACAAGGCGAAGGTGCCGAGCGCCGACAAGGATATCGGCCTGCTGCTGCGTCAGGCGATGGACAAGGTCGCCTTCCTGCCCTTCGGCCTGCTCGTCGACCGCTGGCGCTGGGGCGTGTTCGACGGGTCGATCAAGCCCGCCGATTACAACAAGGCCTGGACCCAGCTTCGCCTGCAATATCAGGGCATCACGCCGCCGGTCGCGCGCCCCGAAACCGCGTTTGACCCGGGCGCCAAATATCATATCCCCGGCAACACGCCCTACACCCGTTATTTCCTGGCGCGCGTGCTGCAGTTCCAATTCTATCAGGCGGCGTGCAAGCAGGCGGGATGGAAGGGCCCGCTCCACCGTTGCTCCTTCTATGGCAACAAGGAAGTGGGGCAGAAGCTGAACGCGATGCTCGAAATGGGCGCCTCCAAGCCCTGGCCTGACGCGCTCGAGGTCTTCACCGGCAGCCGCGACATGTCGGGCAAGGCGATGATGGAATATTTCGCCCCGCTCAAGAAATGGCTCGACGAACAGAATAAGGGCAAGCCGTCGGGCTGGTAA
- a CDS encoding acyl-CoA thioesterase, giving the protein MSSAALPHDHDITVGPDVIDFMGHVNNAHYLSWVQDAVLSHWRKIAPPEAVAQHLWVALKHEITYRRPAFLDDEVIATVILEKVQGARAFYETIIKRGEEVLAEVKSSWCCIDAETLRPARLASDVIARFFPGEKV; this is encoded by the coding sequence ATGAGCAGCGCCGCGCTTCCCCACGACCATGACATCACCGTCGGCCCCGACGTCATCGACTTCATGGGCCACGTCAACAACGCCCATTATCTAAGCTGGGTGCAGGATGCAGTGCTGTCGCACTGGCGAAAGATCGCGCCGCCCGAGGCGGTGGCCCAGCATCTGTGGGTCGCGCTGAAGCATGAAATCACCTATCGCCGCCCCGCCTTTCTCGACGATGAGGTCATCGCGACGGTGATCCTGGAAAAGGTTCAGGGCGCGCGCGCTTTCTATGAAACGATCATAAAGCGCGGCGAAGAGGTGCTCGCCGAAGTCAAATCGAGCTGGTGTTGCATCGACGCCGAAACGCTGCGCCCGGCGCGCCTCGCCAGCGATGTGATCGCGCGCTTCTTTCCGGGCGAGAAAGTTTAG
- a CDS encoding mechanosensitive ion channel family protein, translated as MMDALLLRLGLPRMAEAQLAELGVAAMIAGAALIVGWTLKVRLGPQLANWLHGRERHSRGPLTERAPAILGWLVALLIAGIGWSAWAWTPYPALLLGLVLAFSAAATARNLVLGVGLGRVPALMLAAVLFVALLSHVVGGLATLQDRLDAIGFSAGRMHVSLLSLINIALTALVLFLLVRIANRVVRRVVRGGPDLDPTQQLLVEKIASVVIVIAAFFVGIDLLGIDLTAFAVFSGALGLAVGFGLQKTFGNLIAGIILLMDRSIKPGDVIVVADAVGRVNKIGVRAVSVITRDGKEHLIPNELLMTERVENWSYSSREVRIKMAVGVSYDSDLRLAQRLMLEAADEAPRVLKKPAPVCWITGFGDSAVNHELRLWISDPEGGLGNIQGDVFLRIWDKFKAAGIEIPFPQRDVHVRSLPEKTPAAAKPKRASRKPG; from the coding sequence ATGATGGACGCGCTGCTCCTCCGGCTGGGCTTGCCGCGCATGGCGGAGGCCCAGCTGGCGGAGCTCGGCGTCGCCGCGATGATCGCCGGAGCGGCCTTGATCGTCGGCTGGACGCTGAAGGTTCGGCTCGGGCCGCAGCTGGCCAACTGGCTCCATGGCCGCGAACGCCATTCGCGCGGGCCGCTGACCGAACGAGCACCCGCGATTCTCGGCTGGCTGGTCGCGCTTCTGATCGCCGGAATCGGCTGGAGTGCCTGGGCCTGGACGCCCTATCCGGCGCTGCTGCTCGGGCTGGTGCTCGCTTTCTCGGCCGCGGCGACGGCGCGCAATCTGGTGCTGGGCGTCGGGCTGGGCCGCGTTCCGGCGCTGATGCTGGCGGCGGTGCTGTTCGTGGCGCTGTTGTCGCACGTCGTCGGCGGACTGGCGACCCTGCAGGACCGGCTCGATGCGATCGGCTTCAGCGCCGGACGCATGCATGTTTCGCTGCTGTCGCTCATCAATATCGCCCTGACGGCGCTGGTGCTGTTCCTGCTGGTGCGTATCGCCAACCGGGTCGTGCGGCGCGTCGTGCGCGGCGGTCCCGACCTCGATCCCACGCAGCAATTGCTGGTCGAAAAGATCGCGAGCGTTGTGATCGTGATTGCGGCCTTTTTCGTCGGCATCGACCTGCTCGGCATCGATCTGACCGCCTTTGCGGTCTTTTCGGGTGCGCTCGGGCTCGCCGTCGGTTTCGGCCTGCAAAAGACGTTCGGCAATCTGATCGCCGGAATCATCCTGTTGATGGATCGGTCGATCAAGCCGGGTGATGTCATCGTCGTCGCCGATGCGGTGGGACGGGTGAACAAGATCGGGGTGCGCGCGGTGTCGGTCATCACGCGCGATGGCAAGGAACATCTGATTCCGAACGAACTGCTGATGACCGAGCGGGTCGAGAATTGGAGTTATTCGAGCCGCGAAGTGCGAATCAAGATGGCGGTCGGCGTCAGCTATGACAGCGATCTGCGGCTGGCGCAGCGATTGATGCTCGAGGCCGCCGACGAAGCGCCGCGCGTTCTCAAAAAGCCCGCCCCGGTGTGCTGGATCACCGGTTTCGGCGACAGCGCGGTCAACCATGAACTGCGGCTGTGGATTTCGGACCCCGAAGGTGGGCTCGGCAATATCCAGGGCGACGTTTTTCTCCGCA
- the sseA gene encoding 3-mercaptopyruvate sulfurtransferase, giving the protein MDALVSTEWLERELGASDLRVVDATKFMAGTDRDARAEYEAGHIPGAVFMDLTELADATSAVENMAPPPEKFASRMQSLGLGDGSRIVIYDDSPLKSAARAWWLLKLFGAHDVALLDGGLAKWKAEGRPLEMGKQTLRHRHFTVWRDAKAVRTKDQMLANVDGGTEQVVDARPAARFTGEERDPRPGMAPGHIPGSRSLPHSQLFNDDGTWKQGDALKAAFDAAGIDLDKPLVATCGSGMTATVLAFGAHLLGKDDVAVYDGSWSEWGADAATPKATGAA; this is encoded by the coding sequence ATGGACGCCTTGGTTTCTACCGAATGGCTGGAACGCGAACTGGGGGCATCGGACCTGCGGGTTGTCGATGCGACGAAATTCATGGCGGGAACCGACCGCGACGCGCGGGCCGAATATGAAGCCGGCCATATCCCCGGCGCGGTGTTCATGGACCTGACCGAACTGGCCGACGCGACGAGCGCGGTCGAAAATATGGCGCCGCCGCCCGAAAAATTCGCGAGCCGCATGCAGTCGCTCGGCCTCGGCGACGGCAGCCGGATCGTGATCTATGACGACAGCCCGCTCAAGAGCGCGGCGCGTGCCTGGTGGCTGCTCAAACTGTTCGGCGCGCATGATGTCGCGCTGCTCGACGGCGGCCTCGCCAAGTGGAAGGCCGAAGGGCGCCCGCTAGAAATGGGCAAGCAGACGCTGCGCCACCGCCACTTCACCGTTTGGCGCGACGCGAAGGCCGTCCGCACCAAGGATCAGATGCTCGCCAATGTCGATGGCGGCACCGAACAGGTTGTCGATGCGCGCCCGGCGGCGCGCTTCACGGGCGAGGAACGCGATCCGCGTCCGGGCATGGCACCGGGACATATTCCCGGTTCGCGCAGCCTGCCGCACAGTCAGCTGTTCAACGACGATGGCACCTGGAAGCAGGGCGATGCGCTGAAGGCGGCTTTCGATGCCGCCGGGATCGATCTCGACAAGCCGCTCGTCGCGACCTGCGGCAGCGGCATGACCGCGACCGTCCTTGCCTTTGGCGCGCATCTGCTCGGCAAGGATGATGTCGCCGTTTATGACGGCAGCTGGAGCGAGTGGGGCGCCGACGCGGCGACTCCGAAAGCGACCGGCGCGGCCTGA
- the metC gene encoding cystathionine beta-lyase encodes MAGPADKDDRRRPATKLVQGGRRPEWTGDPRLGGGIVNPPVWRASTILYDSIADLKARGHATHDKLYYGRRGTPTVWALADALTELEPGAEGTLLYPSGVAAISAGLLALLAPGDHLLMVDSAYEPTRSFCDGMLARFGVRTSYYDPCVGARIADLIEPETRLIFLESPGSLTFEVQDVPAITRIARERGVVTMLDNTWATPLLFPAIAHGADVTMMSLTKYVGGHSDAMMGSLTATRSLWPRLRQATYQLGHAVSPDDCALMLRGLRTLDVRLERHGANALAVAHWLAARPEVGRVLYPALADDPGHALWTRDFSAASGLFGFTLKGAGDAARARFIDALTLFGIGFSWGGFESLVVPSDPQAIRTATDWTDPDALIRLSIGLEDPVDLIADLERGFAALGGAS; translated from the coding sequence GTGGCCGGCCCGGCGGACAAGGATGATCGACGCCGCCCCGCGACGAAGCTCGTGCAGGGCGGACGGCGGCCCGAATGGACGGGTGACCCTCGGCTTGGCGGGGGTATCGTCAATCCGCCGGTCTGGCGTGCCTCGACGATCCTTTATGACAGCATCGCCGATCTGAAGGCGCGCGGCCATGCGACGCACGACAAACTCTATTACGGCCGCCGCGGTACGCCGACGGTATGGGCGCTTGCCGACGCGCTGACCGAACTCGAGCCGGGCGCGGAGGGCACGCTGCTCTATCCTTCGGGCGTTGCAGCGATATCGGCGGGGCTGCTTGCGCTGCTCGCGCCGGGCGATCATCTGCTGATGGTCGACAGCGCCTATGAACCGACGCGCAGCTTTTGCGACGGCATGCTCGCGCGGTTCGGCGTGCGGACCAGCTATTATGATCCGTGCGTCGGCGCGCGCATCGCCGATCTGATCGAACCCGAAACGCGGTTGATCTTCCTCGAATCGCCGGGCAGCCTGACCTTCGAGGTCCAGGATGTGCCAGCGATCACGCGCATCGCCCGCGAACGCGGCGTCGTGACGATGCTCGACAATACCTGGGCGACCCCGCTGCTCTTTCCGGCGATCGCGCATGGCGCCGACGTGACGATGATGAGCCTGACCAAATATGTCGGCGGTCATTCGGACGCGATGATGGGATCGCTGACCGCGACGCGCAGCCTCTGGCCGCGGCTGCGGCAGGCGACCTATCAGCTCGGCCATGCGGTATCGCCCGACGATTGCGCGCTGATGCTGCGCGGGCTGCGCACGCTCGATGTGCGGCTGGAGCGCCACGGCGCCAATGCGCTTGCGGTGGCGCATTGGCTTGCGGCGCGGCCCGAGGTCGGGCGGGTTCTCTATCCGGCGCTGGCGGACGATCCGGGCCATGCGCTTTGGACGCGCGATTTTTCGGCGGCGAGCGGCCTGTTCGGCTTTACGCTGAAAGGCGCGGGCGATGCTGCACGCGCGCGCTTTATCGACGCGCTCACTCTGTTCGGCATCGGTTTCAGCTGGGGCGGCTTCGAAAGCCTGGTGGTGCCAAGCGATCCGCAGGCGATTCGCACCGCGACCGATTGGACCGATCCCGATGCGCTCATCCGCCTGTCGATCGGGCTCGAGGATCCGGTCGATCTGATCGCCGATCTCGAACGCGGATTCGCTGCGCTCGGCGGCGCATCATGA
- a CDS encoding helicase HerA-like domain-containing protein codes for MSDGSEATEIYIGLGGGGAPDGPRQSLVLKRANRHGLIAGATGTGKTVTLQGLAEGFSAVGVPVFVADVKGDLSGLAMAGSPTSKLHEVFAKRAAEIGDSDWAYHDNPAIFWDLFGEQGHPIRTTISEMGPLLLARLMDLNEVQEGVLSIAFRVADEQNLLLLDMGDLQAMLAWCAENAGDLSTKYGNVTKATVGTIQRQLLSLQSQGGDHFFGEPALDIMDMIQCDDKGRGYVNILAADKLMASPKLYATFLLWLLSEMFETLPEIGDPDKPKLVFFFDEAHLLFDDAPPALVDKIEQVVRLIRSKGVGVYFVTQNPIDVPEEVAGQLGNRVQHALRAFTPRDQKAVKAAADTFRPNPKVDVAREITELKVGEALVSLLMPDGAPSPVERTLIKPPCSRAGPLDPKERAIIQSISPVAGKYDTLVNRESAEELLAAKAEQAQAAAAEAKAQEEADKAAAIAAKEEAKRKAADERVRLQQERAAAREAAKPSMAEKMMQSAARSAATSLGRQVAGKFGGQLMRGILGSLFK; via the coding sequence GTGAGCGACGGCAGCGAAGCGACCGAAATCTATATCGGACTCGGCGGAGGCGGTGCGCCCGACGGGCCGCGCCAGTCGCTGGTGCTGAAGCGCGCGAACCGCCACGGGCTGATCGCGGGCGCGACCGGGACCGGCAAGACGGTGACGCTGCAGGGACTGGCCGAGGGCTTTTCGGCGGTCGGCGTGCCGGTCTTCGTTGCCGACGTGAAGGGCGACCTGTCGGGCCTCGCGATGGCGGGCAGTCCGACATCGAAACTGCACGAGGTCTTTGCCAAACGCGCGGCCGAAATCGGCGACAGCGACTGGGCCTATCACGACAATCCGGCGATCTTCTGGGACCTGTTCGGCGAACAGGGCCACCCCATCCGCACCACCATTTCCGAAATGGGGCCGCTGCTGCTCGCGCGGCTGATGGATCTCAACGAGGTGCAGGAAGGGGTTTTGTCGATCGCCTTTCGCGTCGCCGACGAACAGAATCTGCTGCTGCTCGATATGGGCGATTTGCAGGCGATGCTCGCCTGGTGCGCCGAAAATGCCGGCGATCTGTCGACCAAATATGGCAATGTGACCAAAGCGACGGTGGGGACAATCCAGCGCCAGCTTTTGTCGCTGCAAAGCCAGGGCGGCGACCATTTCTTCGGCGAACCCGCGCTGGACATCATGGATATGATCCAGTGCGACGACAAGGGCCGCGGCTATGTGAACATCCTTGCCGCCGACAAGCTGATGGCCAGTCCGAAGCTTTATGCGACCTTCCTGCTCTGGCTGCTGTCCGAGATGTTCGAGACGCTTCCCGAAATCGGCGATCCCGACAAGCCGAAGCTCGTTTTCTTTTTCGACGAGGCGCATCTGCTGTTCGACGATGCGCCGCCCGCGCTCGTCGACAAGATCGAACAGGTCGTGCGCCTGATCCGCTCGAAAGGCGTCGGCGTCTATTTCGTGACGCAGAACCCGATCGATGTGCCCGAAGAAGTCGCGGGGCAGCTCGGTAACCGCGTCCAGCACGCGCTGCGCGCCTTTACCCCGCGCGACCAGAAGGCGGTGAAGGCGGCGGCCGACACCTTTCGGCCCAATCCGAAGGTCGATGTCGCGCGCGAGATCACCGAGCTCAAGGTCGGCGAGGCGCTGGTCTCGCTGCTCATGCCCGACGGCGCGCCCTCTCCGGTCGAGCGCACGCTGATCAAGCCGCCCTGCTCGCGCGCCGGCCCGCTCGATCCCAAGGAGCGCGCGATCATCCAGTCGATCTCGCCGGTCGCGGGCAAATATGACACACTCGTCAATCGTGAAAGCGCCGAAGAACTGCTCGCCGCCAAGGCCGAGCAGGCGCAGGCGGCCGCCGCCGAAGCCAAGGCGCAGGAGGAAGCCGACAAGGCGGCGGCAATCGCAGCGAAGGAAGAGGCCAAGCGCAAGGCCGCCGACGAGCGCGTCCGCCTGCAACAGGAACGCGCCGCGGCGCGCGAGGCGGCGAAGCCGAGCATGGCCGAAAAGATGATGCAATCGGCGGCGCGCTCTGCCGCGACGAGCCTCGGCCGGCAGGTTGCGGGCAAGTTCGGCGGCCAGTTGATGCGCGGCATATTGGGCAGCCTGTTCAAATGA
- a CDS encoding alpha/beta fold hydrolase, whose product MSIEPQFFDARDGVRLAWRAMGEGRPILLLHGLFSSAEVNWIKFGTAARIAREGYHVIMPDLRVHGSSAAPHGAEHYPSDILVDDLQDLVAHLDLADFDLGGFSLGARTSVRAVVAGMRPARLILGGMGLAGLAGWQRRGQFFKRVIAEYDSAKRGDDTWLSIQFMKTMKIDRVAAGLLLDSFTDTPPEALAAITMPTLVVCGEQDQDNGSASELVAALADAQLATIPGTHMSSVTEPELGEAIAAFLTA is encoded by the coding sequence ATGAGCATCGAACCGCAATTTTTCGACGCGCGCGATGGGGTGCGCCTGGCCTGGCGCGCAATGGGCGAAGGTCGGCCGATCCTGTTGCTGCATGGCCTGTTTTCGAGCGCCGAGGTCAACTGGATCAAATTCGGCACCGCAGCGCGAATCGCGCGTGAGGGATATCATGTCATCATGCCCGACCTGCGCGTCCACGGATCGAGCGCGGCGCCGCATGGGGCGGAGCATTATCCTTCCGACATATTGGTGGATGACCTGCAGGATCTGGTCGCGCATCTCGATCTTGCCGATTTCGACCTTGGCGGCTTCTCGCTCGGCGCGCGGACGAGCGTGCGCGCGGTCGTTGCGGGGATGCGCCCGGCGCGCCTGATCCTTGGCGGTATGGGGCTGGCGGGACTCGCGGGGTGGCAGCGGCGCGGGCAGTTCTTCAAGCGCGTGATCGCCGAATATGACAGCGCGAAGCGCGGCGACGACACATGGCTGTCGATCCAGTTCATGAAAACGATGAAGATCGACCGTGTCGCGGCGGGGCTTCTGCTCGACAGCTTCACCGACACGCCGCCCGAAGCGCTGGCGGCGATCACGATGCCGACGCTGGTGGTGTGCGGCGAACAGGATCAGGACAATGGCTCAGCGTCCGAACTAGTCGCGGCGCTGGCCGATGCCCAACTCGCGACGATCCCCGGCACGCACATGTCGAGCGTCACCGAGCCCGAGCTGGGTGAGGCGATCGCGGCCTTTCTGACCGCTTGA
- the queF gene encoding preQ(1) synthase: MSDSSHTPLQPKHLGQSSELPASPEAALLDYVPNPRAGELYLVRFAAPEFTSLCPVTGQPDFAHLVIDYAPGETIVESKSLKLFLGSFRNHAGFHEDCTVGIGRRLFDEMQPQWLRIGGYWYPRGGIPIDVFWQSGPPPLGLWLPDQGVAPYRGRG, from the coding sequence ATGAGTGATTCCAGCCATACGCCGCTTCAGCCCAAACATCTCGGCCAATCGAGTGAACTGCCTGCCTCGCCCGAGGCGGCATTGCTCGACTATGTCCCCAATCCGCGCGCCGGCGAGCTGTATCTCGTGCGCTTTGCCGCGCCCGAATTCACCTCGCTCTGCCCCGTTACCGGGCAGCCCGACTTCGCGCATCTGGTGATCGACTATGCGCCGGGCGAGACGATCGTCGAATCGAAAAGCCTCAAGCTGTTCCTCGGCTCCTTCCGCAACCATGCAGGCTTTCACGAAGACTGCACCGTGGGTATCGGCCGCCGCCTGTTTGACGAGATGCAGCCGCAATGGCTGCGCATCGGCGGCTATTGGTATCCGCGCGGCGGCATTCCCATCGACGTGTTCTGGCAATCGGGGCCGCCGCCCCTGGGGCTGTGGCTGCCCGATCAGGGGGTCGCGCCCTATCGCGGCCGCGGCTGA
- a CDS encoding cytochrome P450 — protein MTKPILPGEVAAAVVDPAAYGAWDGLHEQLSWARANAPLAVAENPDYDPFWLVTRHADVMAIGRDPQRFANAVRPTVLTNRDGEALARAATPGNDGHLIRSLVQMDAPDHMKYRLLTQSWFMPKNLKQVEDRIRQIARETVDKLLATGGECDFARDVAAHYPLHVVMDILGVPPEDEPRMLMLTQQLFGSTDPDLNRSREAITSAEQAIAMLHYVIADFENYFRELTADRRANPRQDIATVIANATIDGGQIPDRELAGYYMIIATAGHDTTSASTAGAIMELAKNPALFERFRAADSDKAGLIEEAIRWTTPVQHFMRTARADVEIGGQQIREGDWLMLNYVSANRDEAVFGDPFAFDPDRAKNQQIAFGFGAHVCLGQHLARMEMRIMMEELLPRLKKLELAGEPARVESVFVGGLKRLPIRFEAA, from the coding sequence ATGACAAAACCTATATTGCCTGGAGAGGTAGCCGCCGCCGTCGTCGATCCCGCCGCTTACGGGGCATGGGACGGCTTGCACGAACAGCTTTCCTGGGCGCGCGCCAATGCGCCGCTCGCGGTAGCCGAGAACCCTGACTATGATCCCTTCTGGCTGGTGACGCGGCACGCTGACGTCATGGCGATCGGCCGCGATCCGCAGCGCTTTGCCAATGCAGTGCGCCCGACCGTGCTCACCAATCGCGATGGCGAGGCGCTCGCCCGCGCCGCGACGCCGGGCAATGACGGGCATCTGATCCGTTCGCTCGTCCAGATGGACGCGCCCGACCATATGAAATACCGGCTGCTGACGCAGAGCTGGTTCATGCCCAAGAATCTGAAGCAGGTCGAAGACCGCATCCGTCAGATCGCACGCGAGACGGTCGACAAATTGCTCGCGACCGGCGGCGAATGCGATTTCGCGCGTGACGTCGCGGCGCATTACCCGCTGCATGTCGTGATGGACATATTGGGGGTGCCGCCGGAAGACGAGCCGCGAATGCTGATGCTGACCCAGCAATTGTTCGGATCGACCGACCCCGACCTCAACCGCAGCCGCGAGGCGATCACCAGCGCCGAACAGGCGATCGCCATGCTCCACTATGTCATCGCTGATTTCGAAAATTATTTCCGCGAACTGACCGCTGACCGCCGCGCCAATCCGCGTCAGGATATTGCGACGGTGATCGCCAATGCGACGATCGACGGCGGTCAGATCCCTGACCGCGAACTTGCAGGCTATTATATGATCATCGCAACGGCGGGGCACGACACGACGAGTGCGTCAACCGCCGGCGCGATCATGGAGCTGGCGAAGAATCCGGCGCTTTTCGAACGCTTTCGGGCCGCCGACAGCGACAAGGCAGGGCTGATCGAAGAGGCGATCCGCTGGACGACGCCGGTGCAGCATTTCATGCGCACCGCGCGGGCCGATGTCGAGATCGGCGGGCAGCAGATCCGCGAAGGCGACTGGCTGATGCTCAACTATGTCTCGGCCAACCGCGACGAGGCGGTGTTCGGCGACCCCTTTGCCTTCGACCCCGACCGTGCGAAGAATCAGCAGATCGCCTTCGGCTTCGGCGCGCATGTGTGCCTCGGCCAGCATCTGGCGCGCATGGAAATGCGGATCATGATGGAAGAATTGCTGCCGCGCCTGAAAAAGCTCGAACTCGCGGGCGAACCGGCGCGCGTCGAATCGGTGTTCGTCGGCGGCTTGAAGCGCCTGCCGATCCGGTTCGAAGCGGCGTAG